From Flavobacteriales bacterium, the proteins below share one genomic window:
- a CDS encoding DUF3299 domain-containing protein: MHRLLILTLCFFVKISYSQIEIDWSTLADVEFTDVYMEEEDEYFLYPHFGMNVQELAGKEVVIRGFVLAIDPTDNYYILSKGPFSSCFFCGVGGPETIIELEMKSKKDVFIMDEVATMKGTLKLNSDDIYQCNYILQNAEVYLR, encoded by the coding sequence ATGCATAGACTACTTATTCTTACTCTTTGCTTTTTTGTAAAAATCAGTTATTCTCAAATCGAAATAGACTGGAGTACACTTGCTGATGTTGAGTTTACCGATGTTTATATGGAAGAAGAAGATGAATACTTTTTATATCCTCATTTTGGGATGAATGTGCAAGAATTAGCGGGTAAAGAAGTGGTAATTCGAGGCTTTGTTTTGGCAATTGACCCCACTGACAATTATTATATCCTTTCAAAAGGGCCATTTTCTTCGTGTTTTTTCTGTGGTGTTGGTGGTCCTGAAACCATTATAGAACTAGAGATGAAGTCGAAAAAAGATGTTTTTATAATGGATGAAGTAGCAACTATGAAAGGGACACTTAAGCTCAACTCAGACGATATTTACCAGTGCAATTACATTCTGCAAAACGCTGAAGTTTACTTGAGGTAA
- a CDS encoding helix-turn-helix transcriptional regulator, translating into MDNIEQFCPTSIFTDKLGGKWKLAIIYNLRNRHLRFGQLVTLVHGISRKVLTEHLKQMEADNLITRKVYKEIPPKVEYRLTDAGKDLLPLFQKIDSWVSKHYSK; encoded by the coding sequence ATGGATAATATCGAACAATTTTGCCCTACAAGTATATTCACTGATAAACTTGGTGGTAAATGGAAATTAGCAATAATTTACAATCTTAGAAACAGACATTTGCGATTTGGTCAGTTAGTAACACTTGTTCATGGTATTTCTAGAAAAGTACTTACAGAACACCTTAAACAGATGGAAGCCGATAATCTTATCACTAGAAAAGTGTATAAAGAAATACCTCCTAAAGTTGAGTATAGACTTACTGATGCTGGTAAAGACTTATTACCGCTTTTTCAAAAAATTGACAGTTGGGTTTCAAAGCATTATTCGAAGTAA
- a CDS encoding pirin family protein, protein MKRLDFIKKTIISGAAAMAAPFALKSNTKTESTYDKLSEQVGFNHMPNTEIMTERTVLHKGNTRGSANHGWLKVNHTFSFANYHNPNRMNFGVLRVLNDDTIAGGRGFNTHPHDNMEIITIPLEGDLEHKDNMGNGTVIKNGDIQVMSAGKGITHSEFNANKELPVKLLQIWLFPNKRNVTPRYDQLSLKSISKQNTFNQILSPSSMDQGVWIHQNAWFSLGEFTKDMDIDYKLNSDTNGVYAFIIEGGAVIQKQKLEKRDGFGIWNSKQINITAKKDSKILLMEVPMKI, encoded by the coding sequence ATGAAAAGATTAGATTTTATAAAAAAGACTATCATTTCCGGAGCTGCTGCGATGGCAGCTCCATTTGCTCTCAAGTCAAACACTAAGACCGAGTCAACATATGATAAATTAAGTGAACAAGTTGGTTTTAATCACATGCCTAATACTGAAATTATGACAGAACGTACAGTATTACACAAAGGCAATACACGAGGCAGTGCCAATCACGGTTGGCTAAAGGTTAATCACACCTTTAGTTTTGCAAACTATCACAACCCAAATCGTATGAACTTTGGCGTCTTAAGAGTGCTTAATGACGACACTATTGCAGGTGGACGAGGGTTTAACACCCATCCACATGACAACATGGAGATTATTACCATTCCATTAGAAGGTGACCTAGAGCATAAAGATAATATGGGTAATGGTACTGTAATCAAAAATGGTGATATTCAAGTAATGAGTGCTGGAAAAGGAATAACGCACAGTGAATTTAATGCTAATAAAGAGTTGCCCGTAAAGCTTCTACAAATATGGCTATTCCCCAACAAAAGAAATGTTACACCTCGATACGACCAGCTGTCTCTAAAGTCTATCAGCAAACAAAATACTTTTAATCAAATCCTCTCCCCTAGCTCTATGGATCAAGGTGTATGGATACACCAAAATGCTTGGTTTAGTTTAGGAGAGTTCACTAAAGATATGGATATTGATTATAAGTTGAATTCCGACACCAATGGCGTATATGCTTTTATTATTGAAGGCGGTGCCGTTATTCAAAAACAAAAGCTCGAAAAACGTGACGGATTCGGCATCTGGAATAGTAAGCAAATAAATATTACTGCTAAGAAAGACTCTAAGATTCTTCTTATGGAAGTCCCAATGAAAATATAA
- a CDS encoding YceI family protein — protein MAIMLLALSVGLQSFTPNDTIKVKTSTVEWKGEKVVGSHEGTISLKSADLIYDNKKLKGGNFVMDMSTIVCTDLSGEYKNKLEGHLKSDDFFSVQKFPTSSLTIKKVSKVQDNRYNISAELTIKGISKAIDFTAEEVENRLNATIKIDRTDFDIRYGSGSFFENLGDNMIYDEFEIKLSLEI, from the coding sequence ATGGCAATTATGCTTTTAGCATTAAGTGTGGGTTTACAAAGTTTTACACCTAACGATACCATAAAAGTAAAAACTAGTACAGTTGAATGGAAAGGAGAAAAAGTAGTAGGTTCACACGAAGGTACGATCTCATTAAAATCTGCTGACTTAATATATGATAACAAAAAACTCAAAGGTGGGAACTTTGTAATGGATATGTCAACAATTGTTTGTACAGATTTATCTGGTGAATATAAAAATAAATTAGAAGGCCACCTTAAGTCTGATGACTTCTTTAGTGTACAAAAATTTCCTACCTCAAGTCTAACTATTAAAAAGGTTTCTAAAGTACAAGATAACCGTTATAACATTAGTGCTGAGCTTACTATCAAAGGCATAAGTAAAGCTATTGATTTTACTGCTGAAGAGGTTGAGAATAGATTAAATGCTACTATTAAGATTGACAGAACTGATTTCGATATTAGATACGGTTCTGGTAGCTTTTTTGAAAACCTTGGAGACAACATGATTTACGATGAATTTGAAATCAAATTAAGTTTAGAGATATAA